Proteins co-encoded in one Brassica oleracea var. oleracea cultivar TO1000 chromosome C4, BOL, whole genome shotgun sequence genomic window:
- the LOC106339723 gene encoding DNA primase small subunit-like: MTREEIESRGDETMMDAAQIKNQKPEEFFNVNYLRIYYGNLFPYSDIHKWLSYGHDGKHPGCDEYYFGRREFSFTLENDVYLRYKSFKNASSMEDAIKSNFPYKIDIGAVYSVDPDKRHAYSQTGTNVFTPVERELVFDIDITDYDDVRYCCSGADVCSKCWPLITVAIKVIHTSLTEDFGFKHILWVFSGRRGVHCWVCDPKARRMTNEQRSAVAEYFRVYKGNENNARKVALMGYSLHPFLARSYVDYLKGFFEGELQATQSIFSTKDKYEKILAMISDEDIQSELRGKWENSARSSLSEEAISLVRWEQLKNTLQSKKHKAPTLRMCVEEIVFTFTYPRIDLEVSKQMNHLLKAPFCVHPKTGRVCVPIDPNNCDEFDPLAVPTLSQLIEEINSGGSRMDVDDDEDSDTSLLAKSIKFFRSSFLEPLLKSCKEEIESSYKTKIGKSKDSFSW, from the exons ATGACGAGAGAAGAGATCGAAAGCAGAGGAGATGAAACGATGATGGATGCAGCACAAATCAAAAACCAGAAACCAGAAGAATTCTTCAATGTTAACTACCTCCGAATTTACTACG GCAATCTATTTCCTTACAGTGATATTCACAAATGGCTTTCTTACGGACACG ATGGGAAACATCCTGGTTGCGATGAATACTACTTTGGTCGAAGAGAGTTCTCTTTCACCCTTGAGAACGACGTTTATCTCCGCTACAAGTCCTTCAAAAATGCTTCATCCATGGAAGACGCTATCAAATCCAATTTCCCTTACAAGATTGATATTGGCGCCGTCTATAGCGTTGAC CCGGATAAGAGGCATGCCTATTCACAAACTGGCACCAATGTGTTTACTCCAGTGGAGAGGGAGTTAGTCTTTGATATT GATATAACAGATTATGACGATGTTAGATACTGTTGCTCTGGAGCTGATGTTTGCTCCAAATGTTGGCCTTTGATTACTGTTGCTATCAAAGTCATTCATACTTCCCTCACTG AGGATTTCGGTTTCAAACACATCCTCTGGGTGTTCAGTGGACGTCGTGGAGTTCACTGTTGGGTTTGTGATCCTAAAGCTCGCAG GATGACTAATGAACAAAGGTCAGCAGTTGCTGAATACTTCCGTGTTTATAAG GGAAATGAGAACAATGCAAGAAAAGTCGCTCTTATGGGTTATTCTCTTCATCCTTTCCTTGC GAGATCGTATGTGGATTATCTCAAGGGTTTCTTTGAGGGTGAGTTACAAGCAACTCAAAGCATATTCTCTACCAAAGACAAGTATGAGAAGATACTTGCGATGATTTCTGATGAAG ATATTCAATCAGAGCTCAGAGGAAAGTGGGAGAATTCAGCTAGATCATCTCTATCAGAAGAAGCCATTAGCCTTGTAAGGTGGGAGCAGCTTAAAAACACCCTCCAATCCAAGAAGCACAAG GCTCCAACACTGCGTATGTGCGTTGAAGAAATCGTCTTCACCTTTACCTATCCTCGAATTGATTTGGAGGTCTCAAAACAAATGAACCATTTGCTTAAGGCACCTTTCTGTGTCCATCCCAAAACAG GTCGTGTATGTGTTCCTATCGATCCAAACAACTGCGATGAGTTTGATCCATTGGCAGTTCCAACACTTTCACAG CTAATAGAAGAAATCAACTCAGGAGGCTCAAGAATGGATGTGGATGATGATGAAG ATTCAGATACAAGTTTACTTGCGAAATCAATCAAGTTCTTCAGATCCTCATTCCTAGAACCCTTACTGAAATCATGCAAG GAAGAAATAGAGAGTTCATACAAAACCAAAATTGGCAAGTCTAAGGATTCATTTAGCTGGTAA